One Fusobacterium nucleatum genomic window carries:
- a CDS encoding autotransporter-associated N-terminal domain-containing protein: MGNTNLYKVENTLRSIAKRYKSVKYSLGLAILFLMMGVSAFSEDITPQAQVLSREEIASSKDNLKGSIGNLQSKIDTAKKENEKGLKGLKLELIQLMEQGDQVVKSPWASWQFGANYIYNDWQSSYKGRGDKAKLYPYYGRYGMSNNIYENVVSPTSNKYSSLSKGANITSSVSTQRANLGSGFTNSYGLVGVQPTQEQPQGFNVSAAIRPKQVQKGAITIADKTPVTPTQPETIVFDAPVINVIPPTPPVISPATPNINPPTVSPAALANPSLPTALSFAMASPTIVVPTLTTPSVTIPNPPGTGNGDEMFIYDGKSSALAGTLSGYDVGVIAQYSTNGGTMDVDVLPTGGIFTFPISGGGTVNSGLTSIRTNGVTFTGHLGPSHNGGSSYSSNLNIVNSSSLSAMKLVGGHRVDINNTTINFRGTGTYQKWLFHTDGHNDYGDSTWVIGNGTKINISGNKLIMYTAQYHGSAPTRGSVGMVNNGTITTAKGSGDTENYIWASLSAGSWGGDRVMYFRNAGTITLNGTKDAFAVMNSEPTGTVAVINDGTIKLAGDKQTGITFGQSYARSEILLNKPLTITGTNSTGVYFNYQVDLEGNLSRGTSFAGNIVTAFPSQTRASILKVDIDSKTAVGNAGLFFNSTGSQFNMFKSELNLKNGKNNAGIYANNGAVNIKKLTSGNENKINLTGGESNIGIYANGTTATSATVSAGGEINITGGKNNIGILSVKATAQNTGDINVKYKNSVGAVATSTDGIFRNTIDSSNNKGKITVDTTNAVGVAAVTSGKAYIDNGTVSAKGTATAALYATKAGKVFVGSKADVVAANGGINAYAAAAGAGATNAGNIEINGGGNTVLTTNSGGLTFMADSVGSAKIDITGSTKAQINTRGSVFYFPPASVPSTPTYTPFNVNQFKAYVQNHFAHLNNLTLNMATGSNLAVASYVEANTAGTNLNSSTAFGSAGTPNITGSDYNSLLLYRSRLTVDKDSNLDSTSTGIAAAFRKTALASSAIINNSKITGTQASKIAMAQEDQSTNPVWVKLTNSKNASISLSGKGSVAMYASNGTITNAGTITMGKAGVALYGHNNKYGDSNITNTGKISLGSQAIGIYARDYNKKGIVNNGTITFTADKGVGMLYVPKNLTVSTIVENKGTINQTGTGGANIAMYGKPSANNKAYTLKNSGTINLSGVATSLSNPTIGMYTEATAVGRTPLVNAGIITVGKFGIGMFGFEATSTKNITVGDSGIGIFTKGGNVTVSNSNIKVGNNSAIGIYNTGSGQTITSSNMKYTVGDKSYGFINRGAGNTINITGGSASLGNEGVFVYSSDITAKITNKAAITSTGTTGKNYGIYATGLVNNSGTITLNKGNGNVGIFAMNGANITNAGAINLGASTNTNRSIGAIASAGTVNNSGAITVNGKYGLGLYGNKSGGVNGTINNSSAIKVIGDETIGAYANAASDINLNAGSITANGNQSTGYYLSSGNNSRINSGVKIAVAGNKANGIFVNGPSGKLDYKGDTTVKGDAAYGMIIDGNSTINATSGKVTISGASGNSSNVITGTGGRGAAGLVVMQGSKLTGNGLTVNANVSGANSVGIYSKGNLEMKSADIKAYNGAVNFFADQNGTISIGNNGGTVTAVTGSGTNTGSLLFYTPGGKVLINGNMTATIQGGSKPTNRATAFYYTGSGTLGNIGTYTALSPANVATWARNSYGNGTTSTLGKLTLNMQANSRLFLTQKVNMNLSNTSVTNLFSGLSASEKPTVNGSGYRSFMLYQSHLNVDKAVNLDNANDNYNQVEVSNSSITNNNTMTGTKTNQIAIAQENSSATAPKSTVTLTNNGTINLSGANSAAVYAKNGIVNNTNTGKITVGDKSTGLYGLSNTKISNAGNISVGNSSTGMFYSDIYKDSKSKTTVYSTVNGLKNDGNITLRGDNGVGMTYEPGNLSGARVFENAGTIAGTKDKNVGMYAKVAKNGVGYSTVNSKTITLGNSASMSNPNVAMYTNATTRGTNPLINNGNITVGKNSVGLYGFEETNTGNITVGDASVAMYSKGGNITLNGGTITTGAKEAVGVYTVGNGQTVVNNSTTFNLGNTSFGFVNVGRGNTIQSKVANAKVGNETVYIYSKNNGTIVNNTNITSNGTKGLNYGIYAAGNITNTGNMNFSTGKGNVGIYVINNGTARNTGTISIGGSDASNEIYSVGMAAGYIGDKSTPATSGTIVNAGTINVNGAHSIGMYGVGAGTTVTNNGNINLNANNTIGIYVEEGAKAVNNGVIRTGASGLKNTTGIVLGRGSRLVNNNLIDIDATGGVGVYFKGGIIVNEGTINVRGAGARKTFRLNQSATTKGVGRVKIDAPAGSQTATITDNGVVVRPTIVTTTAQKPVSVSASSIGLYVNTSGKTYTNAINNLGALTSEADLIIGAEAAESTLSKYIQINDSKILGSYNNAISNGGVSKWNIYAGSLTWMSTPTLDPDTGAIKNLYMAKIPYTEWASNSKPTPIDKKDTYNFTDGLEQRYGVKELGSRENQVFQKLNSIGNNQEILLYQAFDEMMGHQYANVQQRVQATGNILDKEFNYLRSEWQTASKDSNKIKTFGTRGEYNSDSAGIIDYKYNAYGVAYVNENEDIKLGRGIGWYSGIVQNTIKFKDIGKSKEEQLQAKVGIFKSVPFDDNNSLNWTISGDIFAGYNKMNRKFLVVDEIFNAKGKYYNYGIGLRNEIGKAFRLSESFSLRPYVGLGLEYGRVSKIREKSGEVKLEVKQKDYISVKPEVGAELAYKHYFGAKTLRAGLGVAYENELGRVANGRNKARVSDTTADWFNIRGEKEDRKGNIKFDLNLGLDNQRYGVTANVGYDTKGENIRGGLGLRIIF, encoded by the coding sequence ATGGGAAATACTAATCTATATAAAGTGGAGAACACTTTGCGTTCTATAGCAAAAAGATATAAAAGTGTAAAATATTCACTAGGTTTAGCAATTTTATTCTTGATGATGGGTGTAAGTGCTTTTTCTGAAGATATTACACCTCAAGCTCAAGTATTATCAAGAGAAGAAATAGCATCATCTAAGGATAATCTAAAAGGATCTATTGGTAATTTACAGTCTAAGATAGATACAGCTAAAAAGGAAAATGAAAAAGGATTAAAAGGATTAAAATTAGAGCTAATTCAATTAATGGAACAAGGAGATCAAGTTGTAAAATCACCTTGGGCTTCATGGCAATTTGGAGCTAATTATATATATAATGATTGGCAATCTTCATATAAAGGAAGAGGAGATAAAGCAAAACTATATCCATATTATGGAAGATATGGAATGTCAAATAATATTTATGAAAATGTTGTATCACCAACAAGTAATAAATATTCTTCTTTATCTAAGGGAGCAAATATAACTTCCTCTGTCTCTACTCAAAGAGCTAACTTAGGTTCTGGATTTACAAATTCTTATGGTTTAGTTGGAGTACAACCAACTCAAGAACAACCTCAAGGGTTTAATGTAAGTGCAGCAATAAGACCTAAACAAGTGCAAAAGGGTGCAATAACTATAGCGGATAAAACACCAGTGACTCCAACACAACCTGAAACAATTGTGTTTGATGCACCAGTGATAAATGTAATTCCGCCTACACCACCGGTTATATCACCTGCTACACCAAATATAAACCCACCAACTGTTAGCCCAGCAGCATTGGCAAATCCTAGCCTACCTACAGCATTATCATTTGCTATGGCTAGTCCAACAATAGTTGTACCTACATTGACTACTCCATCTGTAACTATTCCTAATCCACCAGGAACTGGAAATGGTGATGAGATGTTTATCTATGATGGAAAAAGCTCGGCTTTAGCTGGAACTTTATCTGGGTATGATGTTGGGGTAATAGCACAATATAGTACAAATGGTGGAACTATGGATGTTGATGTTTTACCTACAGGAGGGATCTTTACTTTTCCTATATCTGGAGGAGGGACTGTTAATTCAGGGTTAACATCTATAAGAACAAATGGAGTAACATTTACTGGACATTTAGGACCAAGTCATAATGGGGGTAGTTCATATTCTTCAAACTTAAATATAGTTAATTCTTCTTCACTTTCAGCAATGAAGCTTGTTGGAGGACATAGAGTAGATATTAATAATACTACAATTAATTTTAGAGGAACAGGAACATATCAAAAATGGTTATTCCATACTGACGGACATAACGATTATGGAGATTCAACTTGGGTAATTGGGAATGGAACTAAAATAAATATTAGTGGAAATAAATTGATAATGTACACAGCTCAGTATCATGGTTCAGCTCCTACTAGAGGTAGTGTGGGAATGGTAAATAATGGGACTATAACTACTGCAAAAGGAAGTGGAGATACTGAAAACTATATTTGGGCTAGTTTAAGTGCTGGTAGCTGGGGTGGAGATAGAGTAATGTATTTCCGTAATGCTGGAACTATTACTTTAAATGGGACTAAAGATGCCTTTGCAGTTATGAATTCTGAACCTACAGGAACAGTTGCTGTAATAAATGATGGAACTATAAAATTAGCTGGAGATAAACAAACAGGAATAACATTTGGTCAATCTTATGCAAGATCTGAAATACTGTTAAATAAACCATTAACTATAACAGGAACTAATTCAACTGGAGTTTATTTTAACTATCAAGTTGATCTAGAAGGAAATCTAAGTCGTGGTACAAGCTTTGCTGGTAATATAGTAACAGCATTTCCCTCTCAAACTAGAGCTTCTATTTTAAAGGTTGATATAGATAGTAAAACTGCTGTTGGGAATGCTGGGCTATTCTTTAATTCAACTGGAAGTCAGTTTAATATGTTTAAGTCTGAATTAAACTTAAAAAATGGTAAAAATAATGCAGGAATATATGCAAATAATGGGGCTGTTAATATTAAAAAACTTACTAGTGGTAATGAGAATAAAATTAATTTAACTGGTGGGGAAAGTAATATAGGTATCTATGCTAATGGAACAACTGCTACAAGTGCAACAGTAAGTGCAGGTGGAGAAATAAATATTACAGGTGGAAAGAACAATATAGGTATACTTTCAGTTAAAGCTACTGCTCAAAATACTGGAGATATAAATGTAAAATATAAAAATAGTGTTGGAGCTGTTGCAACTTCAACAGATGGAATTTTCCGTAATACTATTGATAGTTCAAATAATAAAGGAAAAATTACTGTAGATACGACTAATGCTGTTGGTGTTGCTGCAGTTACTAGTGGTAAAGCATATATAGATAATGGAACTGTTAGTGCTAAAGGAACAGCTACTGCTGCTCTTTATGCTACTAAAGCTGGAAAAGTATTTGTAGGTTCTAAAGCTGATGTTGTAGCTGCTAATGGTGGAATAAATGCTTATGCAGCTGCTGCTGGAGCTGGGGCTACTAATGCTGGTAATATAGAAATTAATGGTGGAGGAAATACTGTTCTTACTACTAATTCAGGTGGATTAACATTTATGGCTGATAGTGTTGGTTCAGCAAAAATAGATATTACTGGCTCTACAAAGGCTCAAATTAATACTAGAGGTTCTGTATTCTATTTTCCTCCAGCAAGTGTACCAAGTACACCAACTTATACACCATTTAATGTTAATCAATTTAAAGCTTATGTACAAAACCATTTTGCACATTTAAATAATTTAACTTTAAATATGGCAACAGGTTCTAACTTAGCAGTTGCTTCTTATGTTGAAGCAAATACAGCTGGTACTAACTTAAATTCTTCTACAGCATTTGGTTCAGCTGGTACTCCTAATATAACTGGAAGCGACTATAATTCATTATTACTATATAGAAGCAGATTAACTGTTGATAAAGACTCTAATCTTGATAGCACAAGTACAGGAATAGCTGCAGCATTTAGGAAGACTGCTCTTGCAAGTTCAGCTATTATTAATAATAGTAAAATTACTGGAACACAAGCAAGTAAGATTGCTATGGCACAAGAAGATCAATCTACAAATCCTGTTTGGGTAAAGTTAACTAATAGTAAAAATGCAAGTATAAGTTTAAGTGGTAAAGGTTCTGTTGCAATGTATGCAAGTAATGGAACTATAACAAATGCTGGTACTATTACTATGGGAAAAGCTGGAGTAGCTCTATATGGCCACAATAATAAATATGGAGATTCAAATATAACTAATACAGGTAAGATTTCTTTAGGTTCTCAAGCTATAGGAATCTATGCAAGAGACTATAATAAAAAAGGAATAGTAAATAACGGTACTATTACTTTTACTGCAGATAAAGGTGTTGGTATGCTTTATGTTCCAAAAAATTTAACTGTATCTACAATAGTTGAAAATAAAGGAACTATTAATCAAACTGGAACAGGTGGAGCTAATATAGCAATGTATGGAAAGCCTTCAGCTAATAATAAGGCATATACATTAAAGAACTCTGGAACAATTAATCTTTCAGGAGTAGCTACTTCACTATCAAATCCTACTATAGGAATGTATACTGAAGCTACAGCTGTTGGTAGAACTCCATTAGTAAATGCTGGAATAATAACAGTTGGTAAATTTGGAATAGGTATGTTTGGATTTGAAGCTACAAGTACAAAGAATATCACAGTTGGAGATAGTGGTATAGGTATATTCACTAAAGGTGGAAATGTAACTGTATCTAACTCTAACATAAAAGTAGGTAATAATTCTGCTATAGGTATTTATAACACTGGTTCAGGGCAAACTATTACAAGTTCTAATATGAAGTATACAGTAGGAGATAAGTCTTATGGATTTATTAATAGAGGAGCTGGAAATACTATTAATATAACTGGTGGTTCTGCTTCTTTAGGAAATGAAGGAGTATTTGTATATTCATCTGACATAACTGCTAAAATAACTAATAAAGCAGCTATTACATCTACTGGTACAACTGGTAAGAACTATGGTATTTATGCAACAGGATTAGTAAATAATAGTGGAACTATTACATTAAATAAAGGTAATGGAAATGTTGGTATATTTGCTATGAATGGAGCTAATATAACAAATGCTGGAGCTATTAATTTAGGAGCTTCTACAAATACAAATCGTAGTATAGGGGCTATTGCTAGTGCTGGAACAGTAAATAATAGTGGAGCTATTACAGTAAATGGAAAATATGGTCTTGGACTTTATGGAAATAAGAGTGGAGGAGTTAATGGAACTATTAACAACTCAAGTGCAATAAAAGTAATTGGAGATGAAACTATAGGAGCTTATGCTAATGCAGCTTCTGATATAAACTTAAATGCTGGAAGTATTACTGCAAATGGTAATCAAAGTACAGGATACTATTTATCTAGTGGTAATAACAGTAGAATTAATTCAGGAGTAAAAATAGCAGTTGCTGGTAATAAGGCAAATGGTATCTTTGTAAATGGACCAAGTGGTAAATTAGATTATAAAGGAGATACTACTGTTAAAGGAGATGCAGCTTATGGTATGATTATTGATGGTAATTCTACTATAAATGCTACTTCAGGTAAAGTAACTATTAGTGGAGCTAGTGGAAATTCTTCTAATGTAATAACAGGTACTGGAGGAAGAGGAGCAGCAGGATTAGTAGTAATGCAAGGTTCTAAGTTAACAGGTAATGGACTTACTGTTAATGCTAATGTATCTGGAGCAAATTCAGTTGGTATTTACTCTAAAGGTAACTTAGAAATGAAATCAGCTGATATCAAAGCATACAATGGTGCTGTAAACTTCTTTGCTGACCAAAATGGTACTATATCTATTGGTAATAATGGAGGTACTGTAACTGCTGTTACTGGTAGTGGTACTAATACAGGTTCTCTATTATTCTATACTCCTGGAGGTAAAGTTTTAATCAATGGTAATATGACAGCTACTATTCAAGGTGGGTCTAAACCAACTAACCGTGCGACTGCTTTCTATTACACAGGAAGTGGAACTTTAGGAAATATAGGAACATATACAGCTCTATCTCCTGCGAATGTAGCTACTTGGGCTAGAAATAGTTATGGAAATGGAACTACAAGTACATTAGGTAAATTAACTTTAAATATGCAAGCTAATTCAAGATTATTCTTAACTCAAAAAGTTAATATGAATTTATCAAATACATCTGTTACTAATTTATTTAGTGGACTTTCAGCTTCTGAAAAACCAACTGTAAATGGTAGTGGATATAGAAGCTTTATGCTATATCAAAGTCATTTAAATGTTGATAAAGCAGTTAATTTAGATAATGCTAATGATAACTATAATCAAGTTGAAGTTTCAAATTCTAGTATAACTAATAATAATACTATGACTGGAACTAAGACTAATCAAATAGCTATAGCACAAGAAAATTCAAGTGCAACAGCTCCAAAATCAACAGTTACATTAACTAACAATGGAACTATTAACTTATCTGGAGCAAATTCAGCAGCAGTTTATGCTAAAAATGGTATAGTTAATAATACAAATACAGGAAAAATAACAGTAGGAGATAAATCAACTGGTTTATATGGTTTAAGTAATACTAAGATTTCTAATGCTGGTAATATATCTGTTGGTAATTCATCAACTGGTATGTTCTATTCAGATATATATAAAGACTCTAAATCAAAGACTACTGTATACAGTACAGTAAATGGATTAAAGAATGATGGAAATATCACTTTAAGAGGTGATAATGGTGTTGGAATGACTTATGAACCTGGAAATTTATCTGGTGCAAGAGTATTTGAAAATGCTGGAACTATAGCAGGTACAAAAGATAAAAATGTAGGTATGTATGCAAAAGTTGCAAAAAATGGAGTAGGCTATAGTACTGTAAATAGCAAAACTATTACATTGGGAAACTCAGCTTCTATGAGTAATCCAAATGTAGCTATGTATACTAATGCAACAACTAGAGGTACTAACCCACTTATCAATAATGGAAATATTACTGTTGGTAAAAACTCAGTTGGATTATATGGATTTGAAGAAACTAATACAGGAAATATTACTGTTGGAGATGCATCAGTTGCAATGTATTCTAAAGGTGGAAATATTACTTTAAATGGAGGAACTATTACAACAGGAGCTAAAGAAGCAGTTGGAGTATATACAGTAGGTAATGGTCAAACTGTTGTTAATAATAGTACAACATTTAACTTAGGTAATACATCATTTGGATTTGTAAATGTTGGAAGAGGAAATACTATTCAAAGTAAAGTTGCAAATGCAAAAGTAGGAAATGAAACAGTATATATTTATTCAAAGAATAATGGAACTATTGTAAATAATACTAATATAACTTCTAATGGAACTAAAGGTTTAAATTATGGTATCTATGCAGCAGGTAATATTACAAATACTGGAAATATGAATTTTAGTACAGGAAAAGGAAATGTAGGTATTTATGTAATAAATAATGGAACAGCTAGAAACACTGGTACTATTTCTATAGGTGGCTCAGATGCATCTAATGAAATCTATAGTGTAGGTATGGCAGCAGGATATATAGGAGATAAAAGTACACCTGCAACATCAGGAACTATAGTAAATGCTGGAACTATTAATGTAAACGGAGCGCATAGTATAGGAATGTATGGAGTTGGTGCTGGAACAACAGTAACTAACAATGGTAACATTAACTTGAATGCTAATAATACTATAGGTATCTATGTAGAAGAAGGAGCTAAAGCAGTAAATAATGGTGTTATTAGAACTGGAGCAAGTGGTCTAAAAAATACAACTGGTATTGTTTTAGGTAGAGGTTCAAGATTAGTAAATAATAACTTGATAGATATTGATGCAACTGGAGGAGTAGGAGTTTACTTTAAAGGTGGAATTATTGTAAATGAAGGTACAATCAATGTTAGAGGAGCTGGAGCAAGAAAGACATTTAGATTGAATCAATCAGCTACTACAAAAGGAGTAGGAAGAGTTAAGATTGATGCACCTGCAGGTAGTCAAACTGCAACAATAACTGATAATGGAGTAGTAGTTCGTCCAACAATAGTAACTACAACTGCTCAAAAACCAGTATCAGTATCTGCATCAAGTATAGGACTATATGTAAATACTTCAGGAAAGACTTATACTAATGCTATTAATAACCTAGGAGCCTTAACAAGTGAAGCAGATCTAATTATAGGAGCTGAAGCTGCAGAAAGTACATTAAGTAAATATATTCAAATAAATGATAGTAAAATTTTAGGTTCTTATAATAATGCTATTAGTAATGGTGGAGTTTCTAAATGGAATATTTATGCAGGTTCATTAACTTGGATGTCAACACCTACTTTAGACCCTGATACAGGAGCTATTAAGAATCTATATATGGCTAAAATTCCATATACAGAATGGGCAAGTAATAGTAAGCCAACACCAATCGATAAAAAAGATACATATAACTTTACAGATGGATTAGAACAAAGATATGGAGTTAAAGAACTTGGAAGTAGAGAAAATCAAGTATTCCAAAAACTAAACTCTATAGGAAATAACCAAGAAATTTTATTATATCAAGCATTTGATGAAATGATGGGACATCAATATGCAAATGTACAACAAAGAGTACAAGCAACTGGAAATATCTTGGATAAAGAATTTAACTATTTAAGAAGTGAATGGCAAACAGCTTCTAAAGATTCTAATAAGATAAAAACATTTGGAACAAGAGGAGAATATAATTCAGATTCGGCTGGTATTATAGATTATAAATACAATGCTTATGGAGTAGCTTATGTTAATGAAAATGAAGATATAAAGCTAGGAAGAGGTATTGGATGGTATTCAGGTATAGTGCAAAATACTATAAAATTTAAAGATATTGGAAAATCAAAAGAAGAACAATTACAAGCTAAAGTGGGAATATTTAAATCAGTACCATTTGATGATAACAATAGCTTGAACTGGACAATATCAGGAGATATCTTTGCTGGATACAATAAGATGAACAGAAAATTCTTAGTTGTAGATGAAATATTCAATGCAAAAGGAAAATACTATAACTATGGTATTGGATTAAGAAATGAAATAGGAAAAGCATTTAGACTAAGTGAATCATTCTCACTAAGACCTTATGTTGGATTAGGATTAGAATATGGAAGAGTATCTAAGATAAGAGAAAAATCAGGAGAAGTTAAGTTAGAAGTAAAACAAAAAGATTATATCTCAGTAAAACCAGAAGTAGGAGCAGAACTAGCTTATAAACATTATTTTGGAGCTAAAACATTAAGAGCAGGATTAGGAGTAGCTTATGAAAATGAGCTAGGAAGAGTAGCAAATGGAAGGAACAAGGCTAGAGTATCTGATACAACAGCAGATTGGTTCAATATAAGAGGAGAAAAAGAAGATAGAAAAGGAAATATTAAATTTGACTTGAATTTAGGACTAGATAACCAAAGATATGGAGTAACTGCAAATGTAGGTTATGATACAAAAGGTGAAAATATTAGAGGTGGATTAGGACTAAGAATTATATTCTAA
- a CDS encoding OmpA family protein: protein MGKRKITKIIGMILFLLVFSLPIQALTTTEVRENTIRINALELKEVDITSSEAPKNLTIVLDERALHFDFNKSDVKEDFFELLKNLKEFVEENNYEVTIVGHTDSVGSNQYNFKLSRKRAEAVKAKLLEFGLAEDRILGIEAMGEEEPIASNDTKEGRAENRRVEFKLIQRETSANKELKK, encoded by the coding sequence ATGGGAAAGAGAAAAATCACAAAAATAATAGGGATGATCTTATTCTTATTAGTATTTTCTTTACCTATTCAAGCTTTAACTACAACAGAAGTACGTGAAAATACTATAAGAATAAATGCCTTAGAATTAAAGGAAGTAGATATAACAAGTTCTGAAGCGCCTAAAAATTTAACTATAGTATTAGATGAAAGAGCTTTACATTTTGATTTTAATAAATCTGATGTAAAAGAAGACTTTTTTGAACTTCTTAAAAATTTAAAAGAATTTGTTGAAGAAAATAATTATGAAGTTACAATAGTAGGACATACAGATTCTGTTGGAAGTAATCAATATAACTTTAAACTTTCAAGAAAGAGAGCAGAAGCAGTAAAAGCAAAATTATTAGAATTTGGATTAGCAGAAGATAGAATACTAGGAATAGAAGCAATGGGAGAAGAAGAACCTATAGCATCTAATGATACTAAAGAAGGTAGAGCTGAAAACAGAAGAGTTGAATTTAAATTAATTCAAAGAGAAACTTCAGCTAATAAAGAATTAAAAAAATAA
- a CDS encoding adhesion protein FadA — protein sequence MKIKLILVSLLVLGTVSYSAEVNDAVAHEVMSEVQNIEAEYQALMQKEAERKEEFKQEKELLEKEVQELKERQLGREELYAKLQEDAKVRWHRGEYKKLLKRFDEYYNKLEQKLADKEQQIAELTKLLEVLN from the coding sequence ATGAAAATTAAGTTAATACTAGTTTCATTACTTGTATTAGGAACAGTAAGTTATTCTGCTGAAGTTAATGATGCTGTTGCTCATGAAGTTATGAGTGAAGTTCAAAATATTGAAGCTGAATATCAAGCCCTTATGCAAAAAGAAGCTGAAAGAAAAGAAGAATTTAAGCAAGAAAAAGAATTGCTTGAAAAAGAAGTTCAAGAGTTGAAAGAAAGACAACTTGGTAGAGAAGAACTTTATGCTAAATTGCAAGAAGATGCTAAAGTTAGATGGCATAGAGGAGAGTACAAGAAACTTTTAAAAAGATTTGATGAGTACTACAACAAACTTGAACAAAAGTTAGCTGATAAAGAACAACAAATTGCTGAGTTAACTAAATTACTTGAAGTTTTAAATTAA
- a CDS encoding helix-turn-helix domain-containing protein yields MKLISDFAERLRIALNSRNMKATELSELSNINKSTISQYLSKEYEPKRDRIELFAKILNVNEAWLIGYDIPMEKNNQKDLIIDEYELSPDELKEYENIKMTTSTLMFNGRPASENDKIELERILKEFFVKALFKKRADEENDKQKKKRNSKID; encoded by the coding sequence ATGAAATTAATAAGTGATTTTGCAGAAAGGTTAAGAATAGCTTTAAACTCTAGAAATATGAAAGCTACTGAATTATCTGAATTATCCAATATAAATAAATCTACTATCTCACAATATCTATCAAAAGAATATGAACCTAAGAGAGATAGAATAGAATTATTTGCAAAAATTTTAAATGTAAATGAAGCTTGGCTTATAGGCTATGATATTCCTATGGAAAAAAATAATCAAAAAGACTTAATAATAGATGAATATGAGTTAAGTCCTGATGAGCTAAAAGAATATGAAAATATTAAGATGACTACTTCAACTTTAATGTTTAATGGTCGCCCTGCTTCTGAAAATGATAAGATAGAATTAGAGAGAATATTAAAAGAATTTTTTGTTAAAGCATTATTTAAAAAGAGAGCTGATGAGGAAAATGACAAACAAAAGAAAAAAAGAAATTCTAAAATTGATTAA
- a CDS encoding ImmA/IrrE family metallo-endopeptidase, producing MRKMTNKRKKEILKLINKLHFEFGTKNPIHLCRGLGIDIISSNIEMKGLFTEVFSSKLIIIQNSLEGFAKLFVVAHELFHALEHNCKQVRFFREHTGFKTIIYEEEANFFASYLLEDSIPFHQDEIADLEIAEELERYLNE from the coding sequence ATGAGGAAAATGACAAACAAAAGAAAAAAAGAAATTCTAAAATTGATTAATAAATTACATTTTGAATTTGGAACTAAAAATCCTATTCACCTTTGTAGAGGTTTAGGAATTGATATTATTTCTAGTAACATTGAAATGAAAGGCTTATTTACAGAAGTTTTCTCTTCAAAACTTATCATTATCCAAAACTCACTTGAAGGATTTGCAAAACTTTTTGTTGTAGCACATGAGTTATTTCATGCTCTTGAACATAATTGTAAACAAGTCAGATTTTTTAGAGAACACACTGGCTTCAAAACTATTATTTATGAAGAAGAAGCTAACTTTTTTGCCTCATATCTTTTAGAAGATTCTATTCCTTTTCATCAAGATGAAATTGCAGATTTAGAGATTGCTGAAGAATTAGAAAGATATTTAAATGAATAA